Proteins co-encoded in one Chitinophagales bacterium genomic window:
- a CDS encoding DUF5011 domain-containing protein, with protein sequence MVRTLLCTFLMLFFVYSQAQEAYQPIRPYSVNSLVQDYDCQDISGVEEASASMNKPITSKPVFKKNAGVSIGTTTYDLQTNVGVCRRVMVEDNNVYAMWTMSHTFDLAAPDRGTGFNESNDGGETWRMAPTTRLEEERNGWPNIGKTANGRLFSLAHFASSTNAVNGLAFTYRQEGSTEWISTAIPVDLDATWARAAADGNTIHVIACRFEGEFEGITAGVSYIRSTDAGDTWEEPILLPRMDEIVPANGWSADTYFVDAKNGTVAVVLGKYGSDLIFYKSVDGGDTWNDPVIVTNSPAPNVDTVNATDTDEPLFEPTALAGGQISVIIDNDGETHIWYDRIFNTLCNGQPGVCYLPNSTALMYWKESYGVGNAKILGKTVRMDYTGDCETVIDFNAVESQSYSTSLVGHASAGIDAEGNLYLAFSSMRDGAFEPDRPDRMFRDVYLIKSMDKGETWEGPYNVSDDPTSEDVYPSIARTVDGNVHLVYQKDQFTGVAVNNANGGTNGQDTFVENDMQYVKIPVGDIVTPMDLNNTCPLAFTYVNGFLPNPLEQCPATIDRFDTHVFDFPDGDLTDQIVISHTFDINVAGSEGYWILTVTDSDGNTIEDIPLDGNGDPILQTVLEDTDPPALFVQPLVEIGGSLWTIGEFLEIDVVVGSEYIDAGAIAQDEGDVFGCPASVTVDNPVTTASPTPAEQPFEVIYTATDHTGKESTASRFVNVIGADFEAPIIQLLLSGDPNDTAESGSTFTVDVQIGAVWEEPGFYAFDNVDLDLTNNVVIGGETVDLEKVGEYTITYNVIDKGGNIGAATRIVSVQDRTGPTVGIIGPVPVVVPCNGNYFEFGANAFDEVDGSIQIEIGGDCVCPTMAGSYIVTYSATDASGNTTTESRLVIVQGACDTACPTDDPESPCFGVGINDNYELYQSVNLYPNPTSRILNIEVEGINGANIQIFNLVGELVHTETMQASNLSIDMADQAAGMYIVKVNTNEGSIAKKIVLEK encoded by the coding sequence ATGGTACGAACATTACTGTGTACTTTTTTAATGCTCTTTTTTGTGTATTCACAAGCACAAGAAGCCTATCAACCCATTCGCCCTTATTCTGTAAATTCTCTGGTTCAAGACTATGATTGTCAAGATATAAGTGGGGTTGAGGAGGCAAGTGCTTCAATGAACAAACCGATTACAAGTAAACCTGTTTTCAAAAAAAATGCAGGGGTATCTATTGGAACGACTACTTATGACCTTCAAACCAATGTGGGCGTATGTCGTCGTGTCATGGTAGAGGACAACAACGTGTATGCTATGTGGACTATGAGTCATACCTTTGATTTGGCAGCACCCGACCGTGGTACAGGCTTCAATGAATCAAACGATGGCGGTGAAACATGGCGTATGGCACCAACCACAAGATTGGAGGAAGAACGAAATGGCTGGCCGAACATAGGCAAAACTGCCAATGGTCGCTTGTTTTCACTCGCACACTTTGCTTCAAGCACCAATGCAGTTAATGGACTAGCTTTTACTTATCGACAAGAAGGTTCTACGGAGTGGATTTCAACTGCCATTCCTGTAGATTTGGATGCAACTTGGGCGAGAGCCGCAGCAGATGGTAATACGATTCATGTCATTGCTTGTCGATTTGAAGGTGAATTTGAAGGGATTACCGCAGGCGTATCTTACATTCGTTCTACTGATGCAGGAGATACTTGGGAAGAACCTATCTTACTTCCTCGAATGGACGAAATAGTTCCTGCAAATGGTTGGTCCGCAGATACTTATTTTGTAGATGCAAAAAATGGAACAGTAGCAGTCGTATTGGGTAAATATGGTTCTGATCTGATTTTTTATAAGTCAGTAGATGGTGGCGATACTTGGAATGATCCTGTGATTGTCACCAATTCACCTGCTCCAAATGTAGATACAGTCAATGCAACCGATACAGATGAGCCTCTTTTTGAGCCTACTGCACTGGCAGGTGGTCAAATTAGTGTAATCATTGACAATGATGGTGAAACCCATATCTGGTACGATAGAATTTTCAACACTTTGTGTAATGGACAGCCTGGTGTTTGTTACTTACCCAACAGCACTGCCTTGATGTATTGGAAAGAATCTTATGGAGTAGGCAATGCAAAGATTTTGGGTAAAACAGTAAGAATGGATTATACAGGTGATTGCGAAACGGTGATTGACTTCAATGCCGTTGAATCTCAAAGTTATAGCACTAGTTTGGTAGGTCATGCAAGTGCAGGTATTGATGCAGAAGGAAATTTGTACTTGGCATTTTCTTCCATGCGTGATGGTGCGTTTGAGCCAGACCGTCCTGATAGAATGTTCCGAGATGTTTATCTCATCAAATCTATGGACAAAGGTGAAACTTGGGAAGGTCCTTACAATGTATCGGATGACCCAACAAGCGAAGATGTGTATCCTTCTATCGCAAGAACCGTAGATGGAAATGTTCACCTTGTTTACCAAAAAGACCAGTTTACTGGCGTAGCTGTAAATAATGCAAATGGTGGTACAAACGGACAAGATACCTTCGTTGAAAACGATATGCAATATGTGAAAATACCAGTTGGAGATATCGTTACACCTATGGATTTGAACAATACTTGTCCTTTGGCATTCACCTATGTAAACGGATTTTTACCCAACCCATTGGAGCAATGCCCTGCAACTATTGACCGTTTTGATACACACGTATTCGATTTTCCTGACGGAGATTTGACCGATCAAATTGTGATATCCCATACATTCGACATCAATGTAGCGGGTAGTGAGGGTTATTGGATATTAACAGTGACAGACAGTGACGGGAATACCATTGAAGACATCCCATTGGACGGAAATGGAGATCCAATTCTTCAAACTGTATTAGAAGATACAGATCCTCCTGCTCTATTCGTTCAGCCATTGGTCGAAATTGGAGGAAGTTTGTGGACTATTGGTGAATTCTTGGAAATCGATGTAGTAGTAGGTAGCGAATATATTGATGCAGGTGCAATAGCACAGGATGAAGGAGACGTATTTGGTTGTCCAGCGTCAGTTACTGTTGACAATCCTGTAACTACTGCGAGTCCAACACCTGCTGAACAACCCTTTGAAGTTATTTACACTGCTACAGACCATACAGGCAAAGAATCCACTGCAAGTCGATTTGTGAATGTGATTGGAGCAGATTTTGAAGCACCGATTATTCAATTGTTATTGAGTGGTGATCCTAACGATACCGCCGAAAGTGGTTCTACTTTCACCGTAGATGTCCAAATTGGAGCTGTTTGGGAAGAACCTGGTTTCTATGCATTTGACAATGTAGATTTAGACCTTACCAACAATGTAGTGATTGGTGGAGAGACAGTAGATTTGGAGAAAGTGGGAGAATACACCATCACCTACAATGTGATTGATAAAGGCGGCAACATTGGTGCTGCAACTCGTATTGTTTCTGTACAAGACCGTACAGGCCCTACCGTAGGTATCATTGGCCCTGTGCCAGTGGTAGTTCCTTGTAATGGTAATTACTTTGAATTTGGAGCCAATGCTTTTGATGAAGTAGATGGAAGTATTCAAATAGAAATAGGAGGTGATTGTGTATGCCCTACAATGGCAGGTAGTTATATTGTAACTTATAGTGCAACTGATGCAAGCGGCAACACAACTACTGAATCTCGATTGGTCATTGTTCAAGGAGCTTGTGATACAGCTTGTCCTACTGATGATCCTGAGAGTCCTTGTTTTGGCGTAGGAATCAACGACAATTACGAATTGTACCAATCAGTCAATCTCTATCCTAACCCAACAAGTCGTAT